One segment of Olsenella uli DSM 7084 DNA contains the following:
- a CDS encoding Cof-type HAD-IIB family hydrolase, which translates to MPADTPSATRPRLVAVDMDGTFCHSDTTINEARFRPLLARMQAACCHFVVASGNQYWQLRDFFPGYDEELAFVAENGAFVKDGSEMVFAGEIAPKAVRTTIDWIRSHSEAKSVMCGVEGAYVERGSATQQWIDVMRTWYHRIDWVESFDDVDDEIIKFFIEVPAKETDAYCQQISSELDGLMTPTTSGHGAIDLIVPGCHKASGIERLAQRWNVSPQEVIAFGDGGNDIEMLSYAGMGYAMENATDDVKAVADAICPSNDDEGVLQVLESLFPES; encoded by the coding sequence ATGCCCGCAGACACACCCTCCGCGACACGCCCCCGGCTGGTGGCCGTCGACATGGACGGCACCTTCTGCCACAGCGACACGACCATCAACGAGGCCCGCTTCAGGCCCCTCCTCGCCCGTATGCAGGCTGCGTGCTGCCACTTCGTTGTGGCCAGCGGCAACCAGTACTGGCAGTTGCGCGACTTCTTCCCCGGCTACGACGAGGAGCTGGCATTCGTCGCAGAGAACGGCGCCTTCGTGAAGGACGGCAGCGAGATGGTCTTCGCAGGCGAGATCGCGCCCAAGGCAGTCAGGACGACCATCGACTGGATCCGCTCGCACAGCGAGGCCAAAAGCGTCATGTGCGGCGTCGAAGGCGCCTACGTGGAGCGTGGGTCCGCAACGCAGCAGTGGATCGACGTCATGCGGACCTGGTACCACCGGATCGACTGGGTCGAGAGCTTCGACGACGTGGATGACGAAATCATCAAGTTCTTCATCGAGGTGCCAGCGAAGGAGACCGACGCCTACTGCCAGCAGATCAGCTCGGAGCTGGACGGCCTCATGACGCCCACGACCTCCGGCCACGGGGCCATCGACCTCATCGTTCCCGGCTGCCACAAGGCGTCGGGCATCGAACGCCTCGCCCAGCGCTGGAACGTCTCCCCCCAGGAGGTCATCGCCTTCGGCGACGGAGGCAACGACATCGAGATGCTGAGCTACGCCGGCATGGGATATGCCATGGAGAACGCCACCGACGACGTGAAGGCCGTGGCAGACGCTATCTGCCCCTCCAACGACGACGAGGGCGTCCTCCAGGTGCTCGAGAGCCTCTTCCCCGAGAGCTGA